The following proteins are co-located in the Haloarcula rubripromontorii genome:
- a CDS encoding DUF7563 family protein, whose protein sequence is MPECDHCGAHVSDQFARVFADERGHIRACPNCSANAGIAEVSRERAQQV, encoded by the coding sequence ATGCCTGAATGTGATCATTGCGGCGCGCACGTCTCAGACCAGTTCGCCCGAGTGTTCGCGGATGAACGCGGACACATCCGGGCGTGTCCCAACTGCTCGGCAAACGCTGGCATTGCCGAGGTATCGAGAGAGCGCGCCCAACAAGTGTGA
- a CDS encoding replication factor C small subunit: protein MSEAESESRAGREEVWIEKYRPQTLDDVMGHENIVGRLKSYVSRNDLSHMLFSGPAGTGKTTCATAIARELYGDDWREHFLELNASDERGIDVVRDRIKNFARTSFGGVEYRIIFLDEADALTSDAQSALRRTMEQFSNNVRFILSCNYSSQIIDPIQSRCAVFRFSPLADDAVAEEIRNIAAQEDIELTEDGLDALVYAADGDMRKAINGLQAASVSGDTVDESAVYAITSTARPEEIREMVQSALDGDFTASRATLDRLLTEEGIAGGDIIDQLHRSIWEFDIDDDAAVRVLERIGETDYRITRGANERVQLEAMLASLAQGE from the coding sequence ATGAGTGAGGCCGAGTCCGAGTCGCGGGCGGGACGCGAGGAGGTCTGGATCGAGAAGTACCGCCCGCAGACGCTCGACGACGTGATGGGCCACGAGAACATCGTTGGGCGGCTCAAGAGCTACGTCTCGCGTAACGACCTGAGCCACATGCTGTTTTCCGGGCCGGCAGGGACGGGCAAGACGACGTGTGCGACGGCTATCGCCCGTGAGCTGTACGGCGACGACTGGCGCGAGCACTTCCTCGAACTGAACGCCTCCGACGAGCGCGGTATCGACGTGGTCCGGGACCGCATCAAGAACTTCGCCCGGACGAGCTTCGGCGGCGTCGAGTACCGTATCATTTTTCTCGACGAGGCCGACGCCCTGACAAGCGACGCCCAGTCGGCGCTGCGCCGGACGATGGAGCAGTTCTCGAACAACGTTCGCTTCATTCTCTCGTGTAACTACTCCAGCCAGATCATCGACCCAATTCAGTCGCGATGTGCCGTCTTCCGCTTCTCGCCGCTGGCCGATGACGCCGTGGCTGAGGAAATCCGAAATATCGCCGCCCAAGAGGACATCGAACTGACCGAAGACGGACTCGACGCGCTCGTCTACGCCGCCGACGGGGACATGCGCAAGGCCATCAACGGCCTGCAGGCCGCCTCGGTCAGCGGCGACACGGTCGACGAGTCGGCGGTGTACGCCATCACCTCGACGGCCCGGCCCGAGGAGATCCGGGAGATGGTCCAGTCGGCGCTGGACGGCGACTTCACTGCCTCGCGGGCAACCCTTGATAGACTACTGACAGAGGAGGGTATCGCGGGCGGCGACATCATCGACCAACTGCACCGCTCTATCTGGGAGTTCGACATCGACGACGACGCAGCCGTCCGGGTACTCGAACGCATCGGCGAAACTGATTATCGGATCACCCGCGGCGCGAACGAGCGCGTCCAACTCGAAGCGATGCTGGCCTCGCTTGCGCAGGGCGAGTAA
- the alaS gene encoding alanine--tRNA ligase, translating into MSDLDEAYQLDYFEEEGFHRQECASCGDMFWSRIERETCGEPPCAEYDFIDNPGFDESHSLTEMREAFLSFFEERDHERIDPYPVAANRWRDDVLLTQASIYDFQPLVTSGTTPPPANPLCISQPCIRMQDIDNVGKTGRHTMAFEMMAHHAFNAREDIEDPEQYAYEGEVYWKDETVQLCDELFEEMGANLDEIVYIEDPWVGGGNAGPAIEVIYRGAELATLVFMSMEQDPDGEYEMKDGNRYSPMDTYIVDTGYGLERWTWMSQGTPTVYEAVYPDMIAFLKDNAGIKLTDEEERIVHEAAKLAGRMDIDEAEDIEAERDTIAAEVGVDVEELRELMAPLEDIYAIADHCRTLAYMLGDGIVPSNVGTGYLARMVLRRTKRLVDGVGVDAPLDELVDMQAERLDYENRDTIRDIVRTEVEKYRETLDRGGRRVRQLAEEYAEKGEPIPTEELVELYDSHGIQPDMVEEIAAEKGVAVDVPDDFYAVVAQRHGGGDAATEESETPYAERLEELPETDRLYYEDQQRTEFEAVVLEVFDRDDDTYDVVLDQTMFYPEGGGQPPDEGTLSTDDVSAEVTDVQQYGDVIVHTCDDDPGKGEFVRGQVDATRRQRLMQHHTATHIVIHSARQVLGEHVRQAGAQKGTDSARIDIRHYESVSREEVKEIERLANDIVQDNIAVKQEWPDRNEAEERYGFDLYQGGIPAGEQIRLITVGDDVQACGGTHVARTGDIGAVKLLNTERIQDGVIRLTFAAGNAAIEATQRTEDALTEAADVLDVAPDAVPETAERFFDEWKARGKEIEQLKEQLAEARASGGGDSEEVDVGEATAVVQRIDADMDELRAQANAVVEQGNIAVLGSGLDGAQFVVSVPDGVDVDAGEVVGELAGRVGGGGGGPPDFAQGGGPDADALDDALDDAPDILRTVANA; encoded by the coding sequence ATGAGCGACCTCGACGAGGCCTACCAACTCGACTACTTCGAGGAGGAGGGCTTCCACCGCCAGGAGTGTGCCTCCTGTGGCGACATGTTCTGGTCCCGCATCGAGCGTGAGACCTGCGGCGAGCCGCCGTGTGCGGAGTACGACTTCATCGACAACCCTGGCTTCGACGAGTCCCACTCGCTGACGGAGATGCGCGAGGCGTTCCTCTCTTTCTTCGAGGAGCGCGACCACGAGCGCATCGACCCGTACCCGGTGGCGGCGAACCGCTGGCGCGACGACGTGCTGTTGACGCAGGCGTCGATTTACGACTTCCAGCCGCTTGTCACCTCCGGGACGACGCCGCCGCCGGCGAACCCGCTGTGTATCAGCCAGCCCTGCATCCGGATGCAGGACATCGACAACGTCGGGAAAACGGGCCGGCACACGATGGCCTTCGAGATGATGGCCCACCACGCGTTCAACGCCCGCGAGGACATTGAGGACCCCGAGCAGTACGCCTACGAGGGCGAGGTGTACTGGAAAGACGAAACGGTCCAGCTCTGTGACGAACTGTTCGAGGAGATGGGCGCGAACCTGGACGAAATCGTCTACATCGAGGACCCATGGGTCGGCGGCGGCAACGCCGGCCCGGCCATCGAGGTCATCTACCGCGGGGCCGAACTCGCCACGCTCGTGTTCATGTCGATGGAGCAGGACCCCGACGGCGAGTACGAGATGAAAGACGGCAACCGCTACTCGCCGATGGACACCTACATCGTCGACACCGGCTACGGGCTGGAGCGGTGGACCTGGATGAGCCAGGGGACACCGACGGTGTACGAGGCGGTCTACCCCGACATGATAGCCTTCCTCAAGGACAACGCCGGCATCAAACTCACCGACGAGGAGGAGCGTATCGTCCACGAGGCCGCGAAGCTCGCAGGCCGGATGGACATCGACGAGGCCGAGGACATCGAGGCAGAGCGCGACACCATCGCCGCCGAGGTCGGCGTCGACGTCGAGGAACTGCGCGAGCTGATGGCCCCGCTTGAGGACATCTACGCCATCGCCGACCACTGCCGGACGCTCGCGTATATGCTCGGCGACGGCATCGTCCCCTCGAACGTCGGGACGGGCTACCTCGCGCGGATGGTGCTGCGCCGGACGAAGCGGCTGGTCGACGGCGTCGGCGTCGACGCGCCACTGGACGAACTCGTCGATATGCAGGCCGAGCGCCTCGACTACGAGAACCGCGACACCATCCGCGACATCGTCCGCACCGAGGTCGAGAAGTACCGCGAGACGCTGGACCGCGGTGGCCGGCGCGTCCGGCAGCTGGCCGAGGAGTACGCCGAGAAGGGCGAGCCGATACCGACCGAAGAGCTGGTCGAACTGTACGACTCCCACGGCATCCAGCCGGACATGGTCGAGGAAATCGCCGCCGAGAAGGGCGTCGCGGTCGACGTGCCCGATGACTTCTACGCGGTCGTCGCCCAGCGCCACGGCGGCGGCGACGCGGCGACCGAGGAATCCGAGACGCCCTACGCGGAGCGACTCGAAGAACTGCCCGAGACCGACCGGCTCTACTACGAGGACCAGCAGCGGACCGAGTTCGAGGCGGTCGTGCTTGAGGTGTTCGACCGCGACGACGACACCTACGACGTGGTGCTCGACCAGACGATGTTCTACCCGGAAGGTGGCGGCCAACCGCCGGACGAGGGGACACTGTCGACCGACGACGTCTCCGCCGAGGTGACCGATGTCCAGCAGTACGGCGACGTCATCGTCCATACCTGCGACGACGACCCCGGAAAGGGCGAGTTCGTCCGCGGGCAGGTCGACGCCACCCGTCGTCAGCGCCTGATGCAACACCACACGGCGACCCACATCGTCATCCACAGCGCCCGGCAAGTGCTCGGCGAACACGTCAGGCAGGCCGGGGCCCAGAAGGGGACCGACTCTGCCCGTATCGACATCCGCCACTACGAGTCGGTGAGCCGCGAGGAGGTCAAGGAGATAGAGCGGCTCGCAAACGACATCGTGCAGGATAATATCGCCGTCAAACAGGAGTGGCCCGACCGCAACGAGGCCGAGGAACGGTACGGCTTCGACCTCTATCAGGGCGGTATCCCGGCCGGCGAGCAGATCCGGCTCATCACCGTCGGCGACGACGTGCAGGCCTGTGGCGGCACCCACGTCGCCCGCACCGGCGACATCGGGGCCGTCAAGCTCCTGAACACCGAGCGAATTCAGGACGGCGTCATCCGGCTGACCTTCGCGGCGGGCAACGCCGCCATCGAGGCCACCCAGCGCACCGAGGACGCGCTCACCGAGGCCGCCGACGTGCTGGACGTCGCGCCCGATGCCGTCCCGGAGACCGCAGAGCGGTTCTTCGACGAGTGGAAGGCCCGCGGCAAGGAAATCGAACAGCTCAAAGAACAGCTCGCGGAGGCCCGCGCCAGCGGTGGCGGCGACAGCGAGGAAGTCGACGTGGGCGAGGCGACTGCCGTCGTTCAGCGGATCGACGCTGACATGGACGAACTCCGAGCGCAGGCAAACGCCGTCGTCGAGCAGGGCAACATCGCGGTGCTTGGATCGGGCCTCGACGGCGCACAGTTCGTCGTCTCTGTCCCCGACGGCGTCGATGTCGACGCCGGGGAGGTCGTCGGCGAACTCGCCGGCCGCGTCGGCGGCGGCGGCGGCGGCCCCCCGGACTTCGCTCAGGGTGGCGGTCCCGACGCGGACGCGCTGGACGACGCGCTGGACGACGCGCCGGACATCCTGCGAACTGTCGCGAACGCCTGA
- a CDS encoding DUF7511 domain-containing protein, with translation MSATTTPPSDTDLNEAPEFELDCLYDDPENPSELTIFPSDRQQSVTEWVTADRAAAVSLDELR, from the coding sequence ATGAGTGCTACCACGACGCCCCCGTCGGACACCGACCTGAATGAAGCGCCGGAGTTCGAACTGGACTGCCTGTACGACGACCCTGAGAACCCCTCGGAGCTGACTATCTTCCCCTCGGACCGCCAGCAGTCCGTGACCGAGTGGGTCACTGCGGACCGAGCAGCGGCCGTCTCGCTCGATGAACTGCGCTGA
- a CDS encoding GNAT family N-acetyltransferase produces MHVRTAHPDEVPAVMNVLDGAVLSIAVETVRAGAEDGGTLVATSGDSETDGRVLGALVVDGTHIEAIAVRRRRRGQGIGTALVEAALDRRGRVTAEFDADVRPFYEQLEFDIEPLDSESDRFRGVRE; encoded by the coding sequence ATGCACGTCCGTACAGCACACCCCGACGAAGTGCCCGCCGTGATGAACGTCCTCGACGGGGCAGTCCTCTCAATCGCCGTGGAAACCGTGCGAGCGGGTGCTGAAGACGGCGGGACACTCGTCGCAACGTCCGGTGACAGCGAGACGGATGGGCGCGTTCTCGGCGCACTCGTAGTTGATGGGACCCATATCGAAGCCATTGCCGTCCGGCGGCGTCGGCGCGGACAGGGTATCGGAACGGCGCTCGTCGAGGCAGCGCTCGACCGGCGGGGCCGGGTTACCGCCGAGTTCGACGCGGACGTGCGACCGTTCTACGAGCAACTCGAGTTCGACATAGAGCCTCTCGACAGCGAATCCGACCGATTTCGCGGGGTCCGCGAGTAG
- the samp2 gene encoding ubiquitin-like small modifier protein SAMP2, with translation MHVTVEIAGEDTHELEVDADATYGDLLAPVDLNPHEVSVLVDGEHVPTDQPVTADHVRVVRLIKGG, from the coding sequence ATGCACGTCACCGTCGAGATTGCCGGCGAAGACACCCACGAACTTGAGGTGGACGCGGACGCGACATACGGCGACCTGCTCGCACCGGTCGACCTGAACCCCCACGAGGTGTCGGTTCTCGTCGACGGCGAACACGTGCCGACTGACCAGCCCGTCACGGCCGACCACGTTCGGGTCGTGCGTCTCATCAAAGGCGGATAA
- a CDS encoding cation:proton antiporter domain-containing protein — translation MSGAASLIGAVVLVVSLGVAAQLVADWLQIPSVAFLLVAGVLVGPQALDLVDPAIFGQAGLQAIVGLSVGIIVFEGAFHLTVERVREASREALGLVTVGAFVSLVGTAVAVRLVFGTTWPVAVLVGSLLIATGPTVITPIMQVVPVRDRVAAALETEGIINDVTAAILAVATFEFVIASQSSPLVVVEAFVARLAVGHVVGIAVGGGITLLLQRWHLSADNALQNARVVVLTAALLAYALGSMWLSEAGIAAAAVAGIVLGNADIPHKEEIAEFKGGITLFVLSFVFIVLAAQLSLGDLRTLGVGGLIVVIVVAALVRPLGVFLSTLGGRLTVRERLFVGAMGPRGIVPASVATLFAIELRPENPDAATVLVGTVFLVIFATVMFQGGLARHFAQALDILPMQTLIVGSGRVGRELAVRYESRGEEVVLIDSDEGTVERTRADGHRVVHGDATNATVLEDAGASRASVVVAATADDDVNLLVAQLATTRFDVDTVVARANQPDNVEAFEDLDVETISAGFAVADAIDDAVERPSLAHWLSDSGRTGDVLEVELSNDSLVDRTVEETAEWLPDGCLVAMVSRNGTDRVPDSDFRLASGDHLTLVCETNEAMQDARRLCQSG, via the coding sequence GTGTCCGGAGCAGCATCACTTATCGGCGCCGTCGTGTTGGTCGTGAGTCTCGGTGTCGCCGCACAGCTGGTCGCCGACTGGCTCCAGATCCCGAGCGTCGCATTCCTGCTGGTCGCTGGCGTCCTCGTCGGCCCGCAGGCGCTCGACCTTGTCGACCCCGCGATATTCGGACAGGCCGGGCTACAGGCTATCGTCGGTCTCAGCGTCGGTATCATCGTCTTCGAAGGGGCGTTCCACCTCACTGTCGAACGCGTCCGCGAAGCGTCCAGAGAGGCGCTGGGACTGGTGACGGTCGGCGCATTCGTCTCGCTCGTCGGAACCGCCGTCGCTGTCAGGCTCGTGTTCGGGACGACGTGGCCGGTCGCCGTCCTCGTCGGGAGCCTGCTTATCGCCACCGGGCCGACGGTCATCACGCCGATTATGCAGGTGGTCCCTGTCAGGGACCGGGTCGCTGCGGCCCTAGAGACTGAAGGCATCATCAACGATGTGACCGCCGCCATCCTCGCGGTGGCGACGTTCGAGTTCGTCATCGCCAGCCAGTCCTCGCCGCTGGTCGTCGTCGAGGCGTTCGTCGCCCGGCTGGCCGTCGGCCACGTCGTCGGCATCGCCGTCGGCGGCGGCATCACACTTCTGCTCCAGCGGTGGCACCTGTCCGCGGACAATGCCCTCCAGAACGCCCGGGTGGTGGTTCTGACCGCGGCGCTGCTGGCATACGCGCTGGGGAGTATGTGGCTTTCTGAGGCCGGTATCGCAGCCGCCGCCGTTGCCGGGATTGTACTCGGGAATGCCGACATCCCCCACAAAGAGGAGATTGCCGAGTTCAAGGGCGGGATTACGCTGTTTGTCCTCTCGTTCGTGTTCATCGTGCTGGCGGCGCAGCTCTCACTCGGCGACCTGCGTACGCTCGGTGTTGGCGGGCTGATCGTCGTTATCGTCGTCGCTGCGCTCGTCCGTCCGCTCGGCGTGTTTCTGTCGACGCTGGGCGGCCGGCTGACCGTTCGCGAGCGGCTGTTCGTCGGTGCGATGGGACCGCGCGGTATCGTTCCGGCCAGCGTCGCCACGCTGTTTGCCATCGAACTGCGGCCCGAGAACCCGGATGCCGCGACGGTTCTCGTCGGGACTGTCTTTCTCGTTATTTTCGCGACCGTCATGTTTCAAGGCGGGCTGGCCCGTCACTTCGCGCAAGCGCTTGACATCCTCCCCATGCAAACACTCATCGTCGGGAGCGGGCGTGTCGGTCGAGAACTGGCAGTCCGCTACGAATCACGCGGTGAGGAGGTCGTCCTCATCGACAGCGACGAGGGCACAGTCGAACGGACCCGAGCCGACGGCCACCGCGTCGTTCACGGGGATGCGACGAATGCGACCGTCCTCGAAGACGCAGGGGCGAGCCGGGCGTCCGTCGTCGTCGCTGCGACTGCAGACGACGACGTGAACCTGCTCGTGGCACAGCTGGCGACGACGCGGTTCGACGTCGACACCGTGGTCGCCAGAGCGAACCAGCCGGACAACGTCGAGGCCTTCGAGGACCTCGACGTCGAGACTATCTCAGCCGGCTTCGCCGTCGCTGACGCAATCGACGACGCGGTCGAGCGGCCGTCCCTCGCTCACTGGCTGTCGGACTCCGGGCGAACGGGGGACGTACTGGAAGTCGAACTCAGCAACGACTCGCTGGTCGACCGGACGGTGGAAGAAACCGCAGAGTGGCTCCCGGACGGCTGTCTGGTTGCAATGGTGAGCCGTAACGGAACAGACAGAGTCCCAGACAGCGATTTCCGCCTCGCAAGCGGTGATCATCTGACGCTCGTTTGTGAGACCAACGAAGCGATGCAGGACGCCAGAAGACTGTGTCAGAGCGGATAG
- a CDS encoding GIY-YIG nuclease family protein: MTTARSPYHVYVLRCSDNTFYTGYTTDVERRVREHDAGDGAKYTRGRTPVELIHVESFDSQSDAMSREYEIKQYSRAEKERLVESSDAEADFDI; the protein is encoded by the coding sequence ATGACTACCGCGCGGAGCCCTTACCACGTGTACGTCCTCCGTTGTAGCGACAACACGTTTTACACCGGCTACACGACCGATGTGGAACGCCGCGTCCGCGAGCACGACGCCGGCGACGGCGCGAAGTACACGCGCGGCCGAACGCCGGTCGAACTGATCCACGTCGAGTCGTTTGACTCACAGTCCGACGCAATGAGCCGTGAATACGAGATCAAGCAGTACTCCAGAGCGGAGAAGGAACGACTCGTCGAATCCAGCGACGCCGAAGCGGACTTCGATATCTGA
- a CDS encoding phosphoglucomutase has protein sequence MDNDADADAGAIAFGTDGWRATLDVFTEPRVRMVGQAVATTLAERGETGTVAIGYDARETSPGFADELAHVLRANGFDVLLPDRDTPTPILAWTVKDRDLAGALQITASHNPPEYNGVKFIPGDGSPALPDWTAAFEENLAVLDPLPEAEWGERTEDDLITPFHEHALDYVDTDLDGLPVAYDALYGSGRGVTDALLEAAGADVTRLNCEQDPEFGGGSPEPSAENAEGLVEHVCDGDAALGIINDGDADRIGVVTPERGYLDPNLFFAAMYDFLLEDAAGDVVRTVSTSSIVDRVAEAHGQAVHEVAVGFKWVAEAMADHDALFGGEESGGFGLPDHLRNKDGVLVALVAAAAEREEPLDARVDRLLDEHGEIHQDRISVDCPDDRKEAVLDDLETALPDALAGAAVDGINTVDGFKIRLEDGTWVLVRPSGTEPKLRVYAEAGSDARVDELLDAGRELVEPLV, from the coding sequence ATGGACAACGACGCGGATGCCGACGCAGGTGCAATCGCCTTCGGGACGGACGGCTGGCGGGCGACGCTGGACGTGTTCACGGAGCCGCGGGTCCGGATGGTCGGCCAGGCCGTCGCCACGACGCTCGCCGAGCGCGGGGAGACCGGGACCGTCGCCATCGGATACGACGCCCGCGAGACCTCGCCCGGGTTCGCCGACGAACTCGCACACGTCCTGCGCGCCAACGGGTTCGACGTGCTCTTGCCGGACCGAGACACGCCGACACCAATCCTTGCCTGGACGGTGAAAGACCGCGATCTGGCCGGGGCACTTCAGATCACGGCCAGCCACAACCCGCCGGAGTACAACGGCGTGAAGTTCATCCCCGGCGACGGCTCGCCGGCGCTGCCCGACTGGACGGCTGCCTTCGAGGAGAACCTCGCCGTCCTCGACCCGCTCCCCGAAGCCGAGTGGGGTGAGCGAACGGAGGACGACCTCATCACTCCGTTCCACGAGCACGCGCTGGACTACGTCGACACCGACCTCGACGGCCTGCCGGTCGCCTACGACGCGCTGTACGGCAGCGGCCGCGGCGTTACCGACGCCCTGCTCGAAGCTGCCGGCGCTGACGTGACCCGGCTCAACTGCGAGCAAGACCCCGAGTTCGGCGGTGGCTCACCCGAACCGTCGGCGGAGAACGCCGAGGGACTCGTCGAACACGTCTGTGACGGCGACGCCGCACTGGGGATTATCAACGACGGCGACGCCGACCGCATCGGCGTCGTCACGCCGGAGCGGGGCTACCTCGACCCCAATCTGTTCTTCGCCGCGATGTACGACTTCCTGCTCGAAGACGCCGCCGGCGACGTGGTCCGGACGGTCTCCACGTCGAGCATCGTCGATCGCGTCGCCGAGGCCCACGGGCAGGCCGTCCACGAGGTCGCTGTCGGCTTCAAGTGGGTCGCCGAGGCGATGGCCGACCACGACGCGCTGTTCGGCGGCGAGGAATCGGGCGGTTTCGGCCTGCCGGACCACCTGCGGAACAAGGACGGCGTGCTGGTGGCGCTGGTCGCCGCTGCCGCCGAGCGCGAGGAACCACTTGACGCTCGTGTCGACCGACTGCTGGACGAACACGGCGAAATCCACCAGGACCGCATCAGCGTTGACTGCCCCGACGACCGGAAGGAGGCCGTCCTCGACGACCTCGAAACCGCACTTCCAGACGCGCTGGCAGGGGCCGCTGTCGACGGTATCAACACTGTCGACGGGTTCAAGATTCGGCTCGAAGACGGGACGTGGGTGCTAGTCCGGCCCTCGGGCACAGAGCCGAAGCTCCGTGTCTACGCTGAGGCCGGCAGCGACGCCCGCGTCGACGAACTGCTCGATGCCGGTCGGGAGCTGGTCGAACCCCTCGTTTAA
- the larB gene encoding nickel pincer cofactor biosynthesis protein LarB has protein sequence MREILDSVAAGDLSPAEAEAALAGYATSGAGRFDAARENRAGVPEAVLADGKTPTEVAELAATAIETTERAIVTRLDAATATTVRERLDETAPDATVRWDDRSNWLVATTPAFERPSLDASVGIVTAGTSDAVPAGEAALIAEEMGATVTRIDDVGVASLARTIDAVDGLRDQDVLIIAAGREGALPTVVAGLVDVPIIGLPVSTGYGHGGEGEAALSGLLQSCTALSVVNIDAGFTAGTQAGLIARQLDDARD, from the coding sequence ATGCGCGAGATACTCGATTCGGTTGCGGCGGGCGACCTCTCCCCGGCAGAAGCCGAGGCGGCGCTTGCGGGCTACGCGACCAGTGGGGCCGGTCGGTTCGACGCCGCCCGGGAGAACCGTGCCGGCGTCCCCGAAGCTGTCCTCGCGGACGGGAAAACGCCGACGGAAGTGGCGGAGCTGGCGGCGACAGCCATCGAGACGACGGAGCGGGCTATCGTGACGCGGCTCGACGCAGCAACTGCAACGACCGTCCGGGAGCGACTGGACGAGACCGCCCCGGACGCGACAGTTCGCTGGGACGACCGCTCGAACTGGCTGGTGGCGACAACGCCGGCGTTCGAACGCCCGTCGCTGGACGCGTCAGTGGGTATCGTCACTGCCGGGACGTCTGACGCTGTGCCGGCCGGTGAGGCCGCGCTCATCGCCGAGGAGATGGGGGCCACCGTGACCCGTATCGACGATGTCGGCGTTGCGAGCCTTGCTCGGACGATAGACGCGGTCGATGGCCTCCGAGACCAGGATGTTCTCATCATCGCGGCGGGCCGCGAAGGTGCGCTTCCGACGGTTGTCGCCGGTCTCGTCGACGTGCCAATCATCGGTTTACCTGTCTCGACCGGCTACGGCCACGGCGGCGAGGGTGAGGCGGCTCTTTCTGGGTTGCTCCAGTCCTGTACCGCCCTCTCCGTCGTGAACATCGACGCCGGCTTCACCGCCGGCACGCAAGCCGGCCTAATCGCCAGACAGCTCGACGATGCACGGGACTAG
- a CDS encoding archaellin/type IV pilin N-terminal domain-containing protein, whose amino-acid sequence MQRLRPSTEGTGEDRGQVGIGTLIVFIAMVLVAAIAAGVLINTAGFLQSSAQATGQQSSDSTTNRIQVVGMTGDHFTSNSEVGVVNITVKRAPGAGNVDLDKTTVQWIGPSGSYYQLAAGGAQGEPDGRFVVSTVQDNDGSQPVLNDVEDRFTISLDLGESQEINGATTFGEPLPEGETATLRITSPAGGMTTEEVVVPKTLSGESSVTL is encoded by the coding sequence ATGCAACGTTTACGACCATCTACGGAGGGGACGGGCGAGGACCGCGGACAGGTCGGGATCGGCACCCTGATCGTGTTTATCGCGATGGTGCTGGTCGCGGCAATCGCCGCTGGCGTACTCATCAACACTGCCGGGTTCCTGCAGAGTTCCGCGCAGGCGACGGGCCAGCAGTCCAGCGACTCGACGACCAACCGCATCCAGGTCGTCGGCATGACCGGTGACCACTTCACCAGCAACAGTGAGGTCGGCGTGGTGAACATCACGGTCAAGCGGGCACCGGGTGCGGGGAACGTGGACCTGGACAAGACGACCGTTCAGTGGATCGGTCCGAGCGGGTCGTACTACCAGCTCGCGGCCGGCGGTGCACAGGGTGAACCTGATGGCCGGTTTGTCGTCTCGACGGTTCAAGACAACGACGGCTCTCAGCCGGTGTTAAACGACGTTGAGGACCGATTCACGATCTCTCTTGATCTCGGCGAGAGTCAGGAAATCAATGGTGCTACCACGTTCGGCGAACCGCTGCCCGAAGGTGAGACTGCGACGCTACGTATTACTTCGCCGGCGGGCGGGATGACAACCGAGGAAGTAGTCGTGCCGAAGACCTTATCCGGGGAATCCTCAGTCACGCTCTGA
- a CDS encoding pyridoxamine 5'-phosphate oxidase family protein, translating into MDTDIAFAYTKGMPDDAVRDRLTASESGVLALADGDDAYAFPVFHHYEGGSLYFRLGETSESEKSAYLDATETATYVVTETAATPDAESWTGWSIVARGPITAIPDGDPAYEAVEINERYAPIRVFDEPTDEMDVTLYELAIEELTGRQN; encoded by the coding sequence ATGGACACCGATATCGCGTTCGCCTACACAAAGGGGATGCCCGACGACGCCGTCCGCGACCGTCTCACCGCGAGCGAGAGCGGCGTGCTCGCGCTGGCAGACGGCGACGACGCGTACGCCTTCCCGGTGTTTCACCATTACGAGGGCGGATCGCTGTACTTCCGTCTGGGCGAGACGAGCGAGAGCGAGAAGTCGGCGTACCTCGACGCCACTGAAACGGCGACGTATGTCGTTACCGAGACGGCGGCGACGCCGGACGCGGAGTCGTGGACCGGCTGGAGCATTGTCGCCCGGGGACCGATAACGGCCATTCCCGACGGCGACCCAGCCTACGAGGCCGTCGAAATAAACGAGCGCTACGCGCCCATTCGGGTGTTCGACGAGCCGACCGACGAGATGGACGTGACGCTGTACGAACTGGCTATTGAAGAACTGACAGGCCGGCAGAACTGA